In Brachyhypopomus gauderio isolate BG-103 chromosome 18, BGAUD_0.2, whole genome shotgun sequence, the sequence TCGGAGGGACGTAAGTCTACACAGGTCTGTCCCTCTAAAGGTGGGGCttcaacaacacacacaacaactcCGTCTAACCTGGACGGGCGTGACAACAAAAAAGTCACAAAGGTACACAAACGTAATCCAGAGAAAACGAGTATAGAAGAAGTTCTTTAATTTAGCCACATGGGCTAGCGTTGGTTATTATTTACAGTAAGGTAAAACACTATACACAATAAATTACATAACATTGAAGATTTTAGACAGACGGGAGGTCAGTGGGTAACATCAGTAGGTCGTCGACCTCTTCCTGTAGCGCCTCTGCTTTCTCGTGTAACAGCATCTGAAACAGTCACCGGTTGCTTTTATATGCACtcatgaaaaacaaaaacattattttttatttagtgacccccccccccaaacaaatgGCCACCAGCTAAATAGCAAAAGAAGAAATTATGATTTTACtccatctccatcacccactTTTGCTGAGGCCACAATCTGATGGGCTTGTTTCTTATAGAGGTTATCCACGGTGCTGAACAGCACATTTGGGTCTGCGTTGGCAAGATGAGCCAGAGTCTTGTATCCAGCATTGTAGAGCTGCTTGGCACGGAACTGGAAAATGAAGGCAGACCAGATGTATCCTTATTCAAGTCAGGGTAGCATAGTGTTAGTGATGGTGTTCTCATATCATCAACACAATTTCAACACTACTGCTCTAAACATTTTCTCTTTACTGGCGTGTGAAACCAAAAGTATTCAATATTGAATCTATGGACTTTAAGCCAAAGAGTATAAAAGCTGAGTGAATTTTCACTTCTGCTTATGCAAACCACGGGGTAAGTAGTCTTGTACTTCTAGGAAATGATCTTACAAACTTTTTACTGGAAAAACACTTTTCATATCTTCATGTCTTACATACTTATGATCCGTGTCTCGTCACCTATGATCTGATCACATGACTGATTAACATGACCCGGGACGATCGTCAGTGCCAGGTGTGAACAAGGCCTTAGACTCATTGGAATCACTACACTTCCCTTTACTGTGCACATTTTGCATTGTATTTAAGTAGGACATCATAATATAGTAATATCTCATAATAATTAAGATAATAATAGCACACACCTCCATGACTCCAGCTACCTCCATCAGTGGGATGAGCTCAGCCTGCACGCAGTAGGTCAGCCTGCGTGTCAGCTCTGACAGGAGGGCTTTAAAGGCCCAGAactcctccagctccttcaaGAACAAGTGCAGTGTCAAATGTGTACGTGCCTCATTGAACCACGACCCATTCACAATCTCACATTCACAGTGCCTCATTGAACCACGACCCATTCACAATCTCACATTCACAGTGCCTCATTGAACCACTACCCATTCACAATCTCACATTCACAGTGCCTCATTGAACCACTACCCATTCACAATCTCACATTCACAGCCCTTATGTTTATTAGGGAGCCTGCACAGGCAGTGAAGAGTTGccagaaaaacaaacatttgtttGGGGGGGTGCTCAGACCTCGGTGAAGTGCAGCACACAGGAGCAGAAGGCTGAGGCAGAACTGAGCTGAGTCTGGACAAAGCCCCTGGTCAGCTGGAACCTGTCGGAGATGCTCCACAGGTTGGTCTCCCTCAGCAGGGAATAAAGCACCAGAGCCAGGTacagcctgctcaccaccaCGGTGTTcacacactgagacacacacgAGGGACCAATCAGGAGGAAGCACGCAATGATGATAACCATTCAGCCTTTAAGCCAGCCAATTTCACTGCTCTTTTCAGGAACTTTCATTACAAAGAAGAAGCACTTGTAGGACAGCAGGCAGGAGATGAACGCACCTTCCTCACACTCTGTCCAGCTGCTTTTCTAACCAGGAAGCTCTCGGGCACCCCAAGAGCCGCTGCCATTTTCTGTTCGGCAGCAGACAGCTTTGTAAACTGATATagatttaaacaaacaaaaaaacacagacattttCAGAAAGGATCTACAATTGATTTATATGTTCCATATCTAAAAGCAACACATCAATAGCctttttttttaatatcaaaATGGAAATTGTAAAGAATTCAAAGAAATTCAATGAAGTCTAAGAGCGCTGGCCGCACCTCTCTGAAATATATCATCCAGTCTGGCTTGCATTGGGAAACCATGTCGTAAGGGGTGACCAGGTAGACCAAGTGCAGGAAACTGTTGAGCAGTAAACCCTCCAGACCTTTTGCCAAATCTTCGTAGAGGACGTCACAATAGCTTAAATCTATAGAGCCTGTGGAGAAGATGAGGAACAAAAAGAGTATGTGAAGCGGATGAAGACACAACTCAAACGCACTATACAATCAACTGTTTATGCTACACGAACAGTTCGTTTTTAACTAAATATCACAAAACATTAAATATcacaaaataaattattttcacACGCTCTGAAATCTCACCTTTAAATGTTGCTCGGCCAAGCTTGGTGATTTGCAACATAGCTTTACTGGGTACATCTGATGTAATGAGCCCCTTCTGTAGCAGGATTTCTATTGACTCCTGTGTGAGCTCCCTCAGACTCTTCTGCTGACAAACCTGACATTCCTGCACACCGAGTAACGTCCCAGACATGAATTCTAGGACCTGCTCGACAGTCTGGGTTATCTAAAACCAAAACCATGCATGAATTACATCTTTGGGTGAACTGACCCAAGAAGGTTGAATTGCTACAGACTTTTGTGGTACTGTTTTGTGGTACTGTGGTACTGAACACTTACATTAAGGCCAATGAGGGAGAGGATGAGATTCATAAGTCCTCTATTCTCATCATGGAGAAGGTTGCTGTAACAGTTCTCCATTGGTGCAGACACTAGCTTCTTAGCCTAACAACAAACACAGTGTACAAAGTTGCTCAATATCAGAGTTATAATGGCAGGATGTCTCCAGGATTTTTAACTTTCCATCTTTTAAAGAATGGCGCTACTGCAAAAATGAACGGAAGCAAAACCAAGCAGAAATAACCATATGAAGTCCATGTGCGGAAGTGCATACACACGTCTGTGAATGGAGccctgtggtgtgtttgtacagCTACAGAAGGGCTGCTGACAGTCACCTTGTCCTTGTCTTTGTCCTGCAGGATGAGGATACTCTCGCCCATTGAATCAATCCCAGCACGTCCTGCTCTTCCCACCATCTGCTTGTACTGACTCCTCTTTAAGAAGTCTGCGCCCACGTAAGGGGAGCGGAGTATCACTCTTTGGCACATACACACCAGATTAGGATTAGGAAACACAGTGACTGTTAAATACAACCTCAGCATTGCTATGGATGTCCTACCAACTACATCATAACTGCCGTGATGTTAGCCAAACTATAAAAATGTCCTCCACACCAAAATCTTGTTCTCCATCCAACTACATAAGCCCCGTCAGGACTGCGGGACGCCTTAACGTGTCTGACCTGCAGGCAGGCAGGTTGATGCCCGCGGccagggtggaggtgcaggcGAGGAGGCACAGCACCCCAGAGGAGTAGGCCGCCTCCACCAGCTTCCTCTCATCGCTGGTCAGGCCACTGTGGTGGTAGGCCAGGCCGTAGGGCACGGTCTTCTGCAGCACGGGACACAGGCAGCCTCCTCCGCTGTCCTTCAGCTCGGCCAGTAGGGCAGCTTTCTCCTCCTGCCTGTGCCTTAGGAAGTCTCTGACAATGTTCACAGAACAGTGCGTTAATGTTTGCGATGCTATTAAAAGGCTCAACATAAATGCACTTCAAAATTGTTTAATTGTACCCTTTTTTCTATTACTTACTTGTTCAAATACTTGCAAATCATACCAACTATGTTTTCACAGTTCTTCTTGGTGGCACAGAAGATCAAACAGGACTTCTTTGGTATTACTTCAGTAACCAGAGCAATAATGTGATCTGGATCCATCTTCTGCATTGCACTGGAGtactaaaaaacaaacaaacaaacaaaaaaaaaacatcagatCATGTACATCAAACCTGCTTGTTCACTCCAGACCGACCTCCTTTACCTTAAAAGTCAAAAGTCGAGAGAACTTGAGGCAGTCTTCCTCCTTCGGGTAAATTTCATATATCCCATCCCTGAGTTTGACATATTCTCTCAGCTGGACCTGACGAAGCAAAATTGAGGGCATCTATGACTACGATGATGCTTCTGGTTGGAATTTGTGTTCTCGCCACAAATTGTTAATTACTTAAAGGTGGTATTTACAGGTCTGAAGTCACTGGTATAGTTAATTAGTTAAAACAGTGGTATTTACAGGTCTGAAGCCATTGGTATAGTTAATTAGTTAAAACAGTGGTATTTACAGGTCTGAAGCCATTGGTATAGTTAATTAGTTAAAACAGTGGTATTTACAGGTCTGAAGTCATTGGTATAGTTTTCAGCTTTTAGGAACTTCTGGAGATCTCCAACATTGCCCAAGGTGGCACTCATTCCAATTATCTGTGTCCTCTCTGTtaagaacaaacaaacatttgatGAATGCTAAAATAACTTAAAGTAATACTAAATGAGAATATTAGAGGATTTGGAAGGCCAACTTACTACAGACATATTGTACTTTTGCCAAAGTCATTTCAAGAATTGCCCCTCTGCTGCCATCTCCAAGCATGTGGAGCTGAGAGGAAGTTAATAAAGAGATCAGTCATATGTCACTTTATAAATAGGTTGTTCATAGCACGTAATAAACTGCAGACATTACACAATCACTACTATAAGAACTCATCATAAAATTGCAACGAAAATGTGTtacagagagggaaaatgcaAGGTCTGGCAATAAACCACTGTTCCCTAATAAGAGGAACTTCGTACCATGGAATGTCACATTCTTGCATGTCTGGTTGAATTATTCACACTGCAGTACAGATTATGCTTGATGGTGAGGGTGAGTCGCTGTGCCCCCACACTTATTACCCTTTAGCATAGCTGCAAAAGCCACCTAAAAGATTTCCAAGGCAAAAGTGCTCTCAGAACACTAACATTTTTTTGTGTCGTGCAGGAAACAGACTAAGCAATGGATGTCTGCTGCCATTGTTGCCTGCTGGAACCTTGAGTTGTTTTTAAAAGGTTTTACTATAAAGCAACTAAAAGGCAACTTGTTCTAGACTAATAGACATTAGGTGTGCATAGCAACATGAAGAACTTTGGAGATGTGGGGGCAGCGTTACGCAGCAACTCATAGTACGTGTTGTACCAAGTGTACTGACTGAAAGGGAAGAGTTTTGGctttttacttaaaaaaaaaaaaaaatcctttttGCAGAAACAAAACAGCACATTATCAATAAGCATCACAACCTCATCAACCACGACCAGCCCGATACTGTCCAGGCGCTGTGTCTCGATCAGTGAGTTAACGAGGCTGTGGCCCTTCTCAATTGTGGCAATGTAAACACAATTCTTGGTTCTTCTTTTCACTGGAGGGAACCTTCCTTTACTCCCAGCATACTCCTCCACCATAAAGTCCAACTCGATACCGAAGCTGGACAACCCTCGAACCTAaagaaaaaacacatttaatcAGTATTCAGTATGCTGATAGCAGCGAGTTAACTGCATTTGAATTGTTCCTGCTGTTTTGTTTACCTTTTCTTGCACCAAGGATACATACGGCAAGATAAGCACAGCATCCTTCTTTTGACAAAGAATCTCCTTGAGAATAAGGATCTCTGCAACCAGTGTCTTCCCACCACTAGTCGGTAAAGAGTAGATAAGGTTCCTTCGTTGTTGTACCGAGTCCAAACTCAGACATGCCTTTTGCCATTCTGAAACAGAGGGAAATGGTGCCAATCTTATTGATTACATTATTCATTTATTGAGTCAGGTGGGTggggagtaaaaaaaaaaaagccaagcaGTGACTAAAGGTTCACTAAGAACTGTAACAAAGACATACAGGTTCTATAACATGAAGAGACTGAATTAATCACCATACAACTCCTCGATTCCCTTCAGTCTTAAGATCAAATCCTTGACTTTGGATGGAAGACCAAAAAAAGGACCAAGGTCTCCTTCCATGGAAACAGATTCAATGGCCTGCATGGCAACATTAATCTCTTCATTCATCACAGCTTCCTTCTGTAGAACGCTCATGGATATCCTGTTAGATGAGGCTGCATTTTCCAGCATTGCCCTCTTCAACTGGTCTTTCATGCTTCTTCTAGCATTTGGAGCTGACTTTTTGCCGTCTGTGCATGCATTTGTGGACGCGACCGGTTGCTTTGAGCGTTTCACATCTGGGGTGGAAGTGCTTTGCGTGCAGAGAGTGGGACGTTTGATGTTTGACGCATCTTGTTGAAATAAAAACTGGGAGCTTGGTAAATCCTGGGAGCTTGGGAATTCATCTGAGAAAACAGAGTCAGTGAGAACACCCTCACATGagtgtttaatgtttttatcCCTTTGCGGGTCCAAACATACGTTGTCATGATCCTCCATTTTCTGTTCCGCATCTTCAAGTTTTGCGAGGAAGGAGGAGTCATCCATGATGCTGTCATATCCGTCGAAAAGATCTTCATTGTCACTGTAGTACTAGAAAACAATTGTATGAATGTCACTGTTCCCCCCAATGCTGAACCACACAGCTTTTAATAAATCAAGACAACTGTTGCCCAAGGAATTTTACGAAATATATGACTGAGGTTATATGACTGAGGTTACAAGTTACCTGCTCTTTGACTGCCTCTTTCTTCATTTGCTCTATGTAATTTTGCTCAGCTTTCAGGTGACATTTACCAAGCAGGTCACTGGACCGTTTCTTGGCTGGAGTGAACTCAGTCTTCATGCCGTCCCTTCTTCTCCTTTTGGACGACCAGGAGTTTCGTCTCACAACTATTTCGGATGCGTTGTCCACGTCGGTGTTCATACCTGCTGGTGTTCATAAACACTAGATATGTGGAGTTAGATACTGCAGGGATTACTCATGTATAAAAGTGAGGTTGGAGATTAAAGGGCGCATCGCACCTACGTGTCTGACCCATAGTGATACCAGCTACAACACAGGCTTTACTGACATTACAAAAACACACTCGAGTGTTAAATGAGAAATGCAGAAAGTGCAAACAGCGCTAACTAAATACACATGTAGCCGAGCTAGGTGGCTAGCAGCTTGTGCTAAATTGTCAAGCTAGTTTATTGTTGGTAGTCAGACGCTTTTTAAAAAATAGACAGCTGTCCAATTAGGAGCCGGCATTTGTATCACGTGACCGGAAATCGCGACACAAACTTTTTCCGACCTTTTTATGGTCTAAAGTACTttaaatgaaaaaagaacacaCATTAATTTAagatattgtgttttttttctggaacATTGTACACATGTGTTACACAAAATATGTGAAAGTTTACGCAAAATACGTGTAAGCCGCACCAGTCCGCCAGGGGGCGGTAAGTAAACACGTAGCTCATGAACCCTAACGTGTTTACGGAGGTACAGGGAATGTCACGGTGAAGCTTCACTTCAGAACAATGATCGTGTTTAGACACTACCGCATGCTCTACTGCCTGTCCAGGCATGGGCTCTCCTCAAATAtctcaggtgtgtgagtgaaatgTTCATTACTTTAGAACCAGCTGTTTTGTCGTTGTTTAGCTTGATCTCGTTCGCAGTCTGGCTGCCTTTCATGGTCTTCCATGTCTTTGACTTGGAGACACTGTAGGACCAGATACCCAGTTAACTCCCTAACAGTGTTGTGACCTAAACCTGCTATTTTAGAGGCATAGTTTCACAGTACCGCTGGTTTGCAGTTGCTTAATCCTGATTGTGTTATTTCTGTCACACAGCGCCGTGTCTTAGAGGTTTCGCCACCACACAAGAAGAAGCCAAAGTAGATGATATGGTAAGTCAGTAGATGTTTCTGCCTAATGTAAAGACTTTGCTTCCATCAGCCATAAATACAGACACCAAATTAGTGATAACTCAAGTGTTTTCTGTCAGCCCATTAAGATGGAGAATCCATTCAAACAACCTGAGAAAAGATGCACCCTTTGCTCTGTGTCAGTGGATTTCAGAAATATTCAGGTAACTTGATGCACAATTCAGCACCTTCGTTGTTTTGTTCAGTACTTCAGATATCAGCTGAGCCGTAACATTTGAATGTCTTTGCAGTTGTTATCACAGTTCATCTCTCCATACACAGGCAGAATCTATGGCAGGCATATAACAGGTGAGGGTGGATTGTTAAACTATCTCCAGATGTTATGGTTTTTGCCTTTAAGTGAAATAACTAATTTAATGCAACTCTTATAAAGGCTTGTGTGGTCACAAACAAAGGGAGGTTACAAAAGCAATCAAGAGGGCTCGATCAATGGGTGATTATGATTTTCCTTATACCttctttaattttttttgtttgtggtaAATTGATTTTGTCACCTAAAGTAGTATGTCTAATGAAAACTGTCCTTCCAACAGGCTACATGTCGGTGACACTGAAAGATCCACAGTTCATGAAAGATCCCAACGTTTGCAACATCAGACAATTGGACTAAATTCAGGCTCAAATCTGACAAGTCGTCAGtctctgtatgtttgtgttcaACAGCTGAATAAAAATCGAACCAAATGTATTAACCTCTGTCTTTCATTGGCACAGAAATTTGTTGAGTGAGAATTACTCAAGTTACTTTTCAAATGAAGCAATTTTGCTGGCTACAGCCTGTTACATTGTTATAACATTAAAAAAAGGCTGGGGGGCTGGCACTTACATTATATGTAATTTAGTACTCCACCATTGGGTTATAGTCAAACCAAATATAccatataaaaataaaagtataGCAAAAGATTTCCTTATTTTAAGGCTTTAATAATCAATGTTTAGGTAGACAGGTAAAGAGATTCATGTTCTACATCTGGCTGGCATGTTCAATGTTAACAACAGCTGAATACACATTGTACTGACAGGACAATTTTACCATATGATCTCAGAACAGAATTAAATGGGATGTCGTCTAAACGTAGCACGAACCAGGTCATAACTAGCGTTCCTAAAAAACCGGAGAATTACGGTCAACTTGGCTGTTCATCTCCACGTCTTCCTCAGACCCACTTTTTGACGGTGAGTCACTTGTATCCATAGTTGTGGTCTTCCTTTTATGCCTATGAGTGATACCGGTGGGATATTTCCCCTTTAGTCTAGGACCTCGGCTCAcgttcctcttcctctgcccTCGCTCCAGGACCACTGGCAGCCTGGTGGGGATGTCAATTCCATGGTCAATGCTGCAGCACATCTCTAGGGCCGGAAAGCCCTGGACACTCAGTGTTTGCGTCCGCAGCGATGGCGTATTTGGGAAAAGAGCTTTTAAAGCTGCACATAGTAGTACATTCTccttgggtttttttggagtaGGGCTTTCCTTGGCTAAAATCAAAGAAAGCACAATTATGCAACGATTCACTGAAAGTTTATGCTCTTAACTGATGAATTATGCAACAAAATCTGTCGAGTATCACAGCCTCTTACCGTCGGTCTCCTGATCCTTTTCTTTTTGCTTTCTGATGGCCTTTCTGAGCCCAGTGATCTCTGCCTGCAGCTCTTCTACTGAGCGTTCGCTGCTTTCTACTTTGTAACATGCAGTCTGGAGCAGGACGTTCAAGGACAACATTCGTTCTTGGGAAAGTTGCAGAGCTCACGGTTTGTAATTTATAAAAGAGACCAATACTTGCCTTCATTTCATCCAACAAGGCCTCGTTCATGTCATTGACCTTCTCGACCTCTCTGAGATCCTCATCCGAAGAGAAGAATTTGGCTCTAAGGACATGGAAGAATAAAACATAAGTAATGCTATACAGAACAAGAGGCTTGGGAGAttattttaaaagaaaatatCAAGTACCTGTGTTTTTTAACAGCTTGACAGTGGTTTAAAGAAGGGCACATGGCCGAGGCCCTCCAGTAGTCCTGCTGGTCCAACATACCCAAGTTGCTTATTGAGATGGGGATGCTACTGTACTGCCTAAAAGTACAGGAATTACAGCGAATTCACAAATATCAAGCTTGTGTAATAAGAAGTAGTGCCTCTGCCCACCTGCCATGCCATATGAAGGCTGAGTATTCCATGCGGTGAGTGGAGCCTGACTGTGTAACCTCTGAGGGTGTTAGCAACAAGAAGATAAGTTCCTGATATGGCAGAAGCTTTCTCAAATTCTGATGAACCCACTGCTCCTTTAAAGTCATTTGCTGACTGGTGTTTCTCCGTTGTCTGTACCATCCGATCACATTCTCCTTTGgccaaaagaagaaaatgtgttaTTGATGACGGACTTTATGTATTCTTTACACATTTTCATCAAGTGTGGCATGTTGCAAAGTGAAAACAAAATCACAGTACCTCTCTGAAATCTGACAGAATTTGCCGAATTTTTTCTTTGTCTACTTCACAAGCATTATTGTAGAAGCTTGTAGGAGAAAAACAAACATGAAATTATTGAGCAGTGAACGATTACGCAACAAGAACTGAATCAAAAGTGCTGGAAACGCTCCACCTACCTATGAATCCTTCTGCAGGTAATGTGTTTTTGAACATCTGAGAAGTAAAGCACCATGCATTTCACTTTATGTTAAGAATCTGGAATGGTAATGTATTTATGTACAGCAAAATGTCAGTTATTTAGGACACAAGTGTGGTACAACTTACTTATTGTGTGTACAAACTGTATGTGATCCGTCTGGGAATCTGTTATTttgctcttctcctcccctacaCTCTCACCAATGAAGAGTCCCtcctgtttcacacacacacagatgttagaTGTTGACAGATGTCAGTGTGAACAGCAGCTAGCTAGGCTAGACAGTCAAGCTACTTACAACATCACAGTCACTATTCAAATGCTGAAACATTAAAGAACTCAAAACGAAGCCAGATATTTGCACGGTGGTACTGTATTCCTCCATGTCTTGCGTTTACTTTAATATggttaaaataatttaattgttctcaataaaaacaacaactggGTTCATATTAATCCCAGCTCCTTAAATCTTCACAAACTTTTCTGCGCATCATCTTTTTTTCTACGATCTGGAGCGTCGTTGAGCACATGTTTCAGTGTGTCGCCCCCTCGTGGTTCGGAATGGCAATGACCTGTTAGGTTTAACCTGACCTGTTTGCTTAACGTTAAATAAATTTGCTTAAGGTTGGTCCAACGACCAAGTCAAATGCAGTAATTGTTTAGCTAAATACAGTTTTGATACTCTAATCCTAAATGTTATATTGCTATTATTATTAGCTCACAATTGCCAATTTGGCGCAAGCAGTTTGCCTTTGAACGCAGACGAACCCACAGGTTTGTCCCAGACCATGGCCTGGTTCCAGGAAAAGGTTATGGAGTAGAAGTTTTTACATTTGATAATGTTTTTAGCAGGATCTTTGATTAAAGGCACACAAGGATTAAAACTAACAACAGCTACACTTAACTGACCGTGCTTGCAATTTCATTAGACAACTACCCGACTCTGTTTCTTCTCAAGGTAATGCTGTATTGTTTTCGACAGTGGGAGGCGCTATTATATCACGTTTCCATTTTTTTAAAATAGTGTACTTGAACTTTGTTATGAGTCAGTTGAAATGTCTTTTAGAAAACACTTTATTTGTAACATCAGTCTCAAACGACTGGAATGAAGACTGAAAATCATCCTGGTAAGCGATTGCTCAAGACTTCGTGTTATTGTTCAGGGGAGGTTAACATACGTGTTCCTACACGGTGGTGTCGGAACAATCTGATAAGGAGCTTTTTGTTAACGGAAATACAATATAAAGAGAAATACAAGCTTCTATAGTTTCTCTTATTCATAATAAACGTCTCGTGTTTTAATCTTATGTCGTTGCATATTGCTTTTGCAtatttgtgttgttttaatGTCAGGCGGCAGGACATGCCAAACCTTAACACCTTGCAAGAGGTTGAAATGGATTTTGGTGAAACGAAATAAACTGTTTCCAAGATGACAGAGCGCATTAACACACGTGCCGTTCCCCCCCCGTTCCTTTCACGCCCAGCCGACCCGGTCCCGATGGGCGCGAGCTGACGAGGGTTCGGAGGAATGGAGGGGCAGTGGGGGCTCGCGCTGGTGCTGCTCGAGGTGTGGCTCTGTGTGCTGCTGGGGCTCATCGTGCTCCCTGCCATGTTCGGGGTGTCTCTGGGCTTCACAGACGCCTACATTAAAGTGCTGGTCAGAGTACTGGAGGTAAAATGCCATTTGAAGCAATGATGCCATCGCTTATCTGACTTTTTCTATGAATATCATTAAAATGATTCCTAAAAATCTAGCAGCACCGAACCACAGCTCCACTGTCTCTCAAGTGATTGCATATCGAGTTGCAAGTCACTGTATTGTAGTTGGTCTAAGTTTAATGGCCATACCAGCTAAGCAATGGGCTGCATGTGCTTCGAATGTGTGTAAAAGGTCGCC encodes:
- the mrps18c gene encoding small ribosomal subunit protein bS18m encodes the protein MIVFRHYRMLYCLSRHGLSSNISAPCLRGFATTQEEAKVDDMPIKMENPFKQPEKRCTLCSVSVDFRNIQLLSQFISPYTGRIYGRHITGLCGHKQREVTKAIKRARSMGYMSVTLKDPQFMKDPNVCNIRQLD
- the abraxas1 gene encoding BRCA1-A complex subunit Abraxas 1, which encodes MEEYSTTVQISGFVLSSLMFQHLNSDCDVEGLFIGESVGEEKSKITDSQTDHIQFVHTINVQKHITCRRIHSFYNNACEVDKEKIRQILSDFREENVIGWYRQRRNTSQQMTLKEQWVHQNLRKLLPYQELIFLLLTPSEVTQSGSTHRMEYSAFIWHGRQYSSIPISISNLGMLDQQDYWRASAMCPSLNHCQAVKKHRAKFFSSDEDLREVEKVNDMNEALLDEMKTACYKVESSERSVEELQAEITGLRKAIRKQKEKDQETDAKESPTPKKPKENVLLCAALKALFPNTPSLRTQTLSVQGFPALEMCCSIDHGIDIPTRLPVVLERGQRKRNVSRGPRLKGKYPTGITHRHKRKTTTMDTSDSPSKSGSEEDVEMNSQVDRNSPVF
- the helq gene encoding helicase POLQ-like isoform X2, translating into MNTDVDNASEIVVRRNSWSSKRRRRDGMKTEFTPAKKRSSDLLGKCHLKAEQNYIEQMKKEAVKEQYYSDNEDLFDGYDSIMDDSSFLAKLEDAEQKMEDHDNVCLDPQRDKNIKHSCEGVLTDSVFSDEFPSSQDLPSSQFLFQQDASNIKRPTLCTQSTSTPDVKRSKQPVASTNACTDGKKSAPNARRSMKDQLKRAMLENAASSNRISMSVLQKEAVMNEEINVAMQAIESVSMEGDLGPFFGLPSKVKDLILRLKGIEELYEWQKACLSLDSVQQRRNLIYSLPTSGGKTLVAEILILKEILCQKKDAVLILPYVSLVQEKVRGLSSFGIELDFMVEEYAGSKGRFPPVKRRTKNCVYIATIEKGHSLVNSLIETQRLDSIGLVVVDELHMLGDGSRGAILEMTLAKVQYVCKRTQIIGMSATLGNVGDLQKFLKAENYTNDFRPVQLREYVKLRDGIYEIYPKEEDCLKFSRLLTFKYSSAMQKMDPDHIIALVTEVIPKKSCLIFCATKKNCENIVGMICKYLNKDFLRHRQEEKAALLAELKDSGGGCLCPVLQKTVPYGLAYHHSGLTSDERKLVEAAYSSGVLCLLACTSTLAAGINLPACRVILRSPYVGADFLKRSQYKQMVGRAGRAGIDSMGESILILQDKDKDKAKKLVSAPMENCYSNLLHDENRGLMNLILSLIGLNECQVCQQKSLRELTQESIEILLQKGLITSDVPSKAMLQITKLGRATFKGSIDLSYCDVLYEDLAKGLEGLLLNSFLHLVYLVTPYDMVSQCKPDWMIYFREFTKLSAAEQKMAAALGVPESFLVRKAAGQSVRKCVNTVVVSRLYLALVLYSLLRETNLWSISDRFQLTRGFVQTQLSSASAFCSCVLHFTEELEEFWAFKALLSELTRRLTYCVQAELIPLMEVAGVMEFRAKQLYNAGYKTLAHLANADPNVLFSTVDNLYKKQAHQIVASAKMLLHEKAEALQEEVDDLLMLPTDLPSV
- the helq gene encoding helicase POLQ-like isoform X3, giving the protein MQKMDPDHIIALVTEVIPKKSCLIFCATKKNCENIVGMICKYLNKDFLRHRQEEKAALLAELKDSGGGCLCPVLQKTVPYGLAYHHSGLTSDERKLVEAAYSSGVLCLLACTSTLAAGINLPACRVILRSPYVGADFLKRSQYKQMVGRAGRAGIDSMGESILILQDKDKDKAKKLVSAPMENCYSNLLHDENRGLMNLILSLIGLNITQTVEQVLEFMSGTLLGVQECQVCQQKSLRELTQESIEILLQKGLITSDVPSKAMLQITKLGRATFKGSIDLSYCDVLYEDLAKGLEGLLLNSFLHLVYLVTPYDMVSQCKPDWMIYFREFTKLSAAEQKMAAALGVPESFLVRKAAGQSVRKCVNTVVVSRLYLALVLYSLLRETNLWSISDRFQLTRGFVQTQLSSASAFCSCVLHFTEELEEFWAFKALLSELTRRLTYCVQAELIPLMEVAGVMEFRAKQLYNAGYKTLAHLANADPNVLFSTVDNLYKKQAHQIVASAKMLLHEKAEALQEEVDDLLMLPTDLPSV
- the helq gene encoding helicase POLQ-like isoform X1, producing the protein MNTDVDNASEIVVRRNSWSSKRRRRDGMKTEFTPAKKRSSDLLGKCHLKAEQNYIEQMKKEAVKEQYYSDNEDLFDGYDSIMDDSSFLAKLEDAEQKMEDHDNVCLDPQRDKNIKHSCEGVLTDSVFSDEFPSSQDLPSSQFLFQQDASNIKRPTLCTQSTSTPDVKRSKQPVASTNACTDGKKSAPNARRSMKDQLKRAMLENAASSNRISMSVLQKEAVMNEEINVAMQAIESVSMEGDLGPFFGLPSKVKDLILRLKGIEELYEWQKACLSLDSVQQRRNLIYSLPTSGGKTLVAEILILKEILCQKKDAVLILPYVSLVQEKVRGLSSFGIELDFMVEEYAGSKGRFPPVKRRTKNCVYIATIEKGHSLVNSLIETQRLDSIGLVVVDELHMLGDGSRGAILEMTLAKVQYVCKRTQIIGMSATLGNVGDLQKFLKAENYTNDFRPVQLREYVKLRDGIYEIYPKEEDCLKFSRLLTFKYSSAMQKMDPDHIIALVTEVIPKKSCLIFCATKKNCENIVGMICKYLNKDFLRHRQEEKAALLAELKDSGGGCLCPVLQKTVPYGLAYHHSGLTSDERKLVEAAYSSGVLCLLACTSTLAAGINLPACRVILRSPYVGADFLKRSQYKQMVGRAGRAGIDSMGESILILQDKDKDKAKKLVSAPMENCYSNLLHDENRGLMNLILSLIGLNITQTVEQVLEFMSGTLLGVQECQVCQQKSLRELTQESIEILLQKGLITSDVPSKAMLQITKLGRATFKGSIDLSYCDVLYEDLAKGLEGLLLNSFLHLVYLVTPYDMVSQCKPDWMIYFREFTKLSAAEQKMAAALGVPESFLVRKAAGQSVRKCVNTVVVSRLYLALVLYSLLRETNLWSISDRFQLTRGFVQTQLSSASAFCSCVLHFTEELEEFWAFKALLSELTRRLTYCVQAELIPLMEVAGVMEFRAKQLYNAGYKTLAHLANADPNVLFSTVDNLYKKQAHQIVASAKMLLHEKAEALQEEVDDLLMLPTDLPSV